The window CCCCTCATCGCCGATGGTACCTGGCCCACGGGCCCGGGAGAGTAGGTCGCTGCTGGATTCACGGAGCCCCTTGCCTTAAAGGCGAGGGGCTCCTTTTTTGTATATACCGCTCGGCCCTTATGCAGGCAGGTGCCCGTGGCCGGGCCTCGCTCTCGCCGCCACGGCCTGTCAGTACAGGCCGCTTGCCGCTCACAGCCCCTTGCCGCAAACGCCCGAGGGGGCTTTTTTTATGCCCGAATCACGCGGGGTTTTAGGGGAGGAACCCCACCCTGGTGGCCATGCGCACTAAGCGACAAGTCGCTAAGTGCTGTCCGCCCTAGGCGAGGGGGTAATGGAAGACCCGGTGAGAGACTGGCCGATAAGCAAACATTAGAGGCCGAAGGCCGAATCCATGTTTGCGTTCGGAGCAGGCTCGAGCAGGGGCTGGAATTAGGGGGATGCTTCCCCCCCCCCTTTTTCATATGTAGACATTCTTTTTTACTTACAAATTAATACAGAGTGGAATATTCCAATCTGGAACTTTGACAATCTGTCCATTGCAATTTTCATATTGCATTGGTTTTTCGCGTGTGCGAATTATACTTTGATATCAGGTTGGTAACGCGATTAAGCGCTCCGTTTGGTATGAGAGGTTGTGTTATGGAAAATAATGAAATCAAAATCAGGAAACTGAGTCCCATTGTCGAAACTATCTGGGGCGTCCTAATTTTAGTATCGAGTCTTGTTCTGCTTTTTGTAGGCGGCTAGCTCTACGATAAGCCACACGGTCTTACGACTTCCAGAGCGAAGGAATCGGGCTGTGTGCGTCGTAGATGTCTTCGGCGTCGCGGAGCGGTTCGGACTTGCTCTTGAGCGGAAGCATGCGGTGTGCGTCTTGGTTTGCGGTCGGGTGATTAGCGACCGCTTTCTTGTACCAGCGCAGAGCCATGTTATAGATTCTTGCGCGTTCCAAGATTTTTCCAATAGCCACATTCAGGTTTGCAAATGTTTCGCTATCGCTGTCGCTGAATTTTGCAAATCGATCGAATTCCTGTTCCCAGTATTCAATTTCTTCATAGCAGGGCGGCACAGCCGACTCTGCTATGTTTATTTCTTCGACCATTGCGGTAGAAAGTTTGGGATCTGCCTTCACGATATTCTGGATAGCCAATGCGAGCTCCCTGCGGCCTGTTGCAGTCGCAATCTTGAGCCAGGGGGCATAATAGCGTGCCATGCCGTAAAGGGCGTTCATACGCTCCAGAGATTCGTTTGCGCATGCGCAGCCGGCTGCCTTGGCTTTCTTGTACCATTCAGCGGCGTGGGCGTATTCGCCTGCGTTTTCGCAAATTTGTCCGAATTCGTTTGCGAGTGTTCCGTTTGCGGCTTCCTGCAAGGCGGCGCTTTCGGAAGCGGTAGTGTCGCCGATTTCAAATTCGTTGGCCTTCTGGTACATCTCGTAGCAGGCTTCCAGCGCTTTTGCCTGCCTGAAATACTGTGCGAGGGCGAGTGCCAGCTGTTTGGTAATGGGCGGGTTCTGCACGGCGTATCCGGACCATTCTTCGACTTCGCCTGCGGGCGGAACGGCCGTGGTGTCGTTGCCTGCGTTCACGGCGTCGGCGTGTCCTTTGGCCTGGTTGATTTTTTCAAGGGCCTTGAGGCCTGCCGGTGTAGAAGTATCCGGGGCGGGTGCGTTTACAATGATGTTGAGCAATGCGCGTGCAATGGAAAAGTGTCCCTGGTTCTTGGCCATGACAAGGCGGCTGTAGTAGCTGGGGATGGTCGATGTATCCAATTGCATTTTGCCCTCTTATAAAATCTTTTACATTACGCTTTTTACAGGAGTATAATAGAAATTTTTGTTTATTTGCAAATGAGAGAAAATCGAAAAATGTCATTTTTTGTACTATACATAAATCTATATTGTGACTCTATAAGAGATGTAGGTGTTTAAAGAGGTACCTGAAGTGAAATTGATCCATACGGCAGACCTGCACATCGGAAAGAGCGTGTGCGAGCATTCGATGCTCGACGAACAGAGGCATATTCTGGCCGAAATCCTGAAAGCGGTAGAAACGGAAAAGCCCGAGGCGCTGCTGGTTGCAGGCGATGTTTACGACAAGTCGGTTCCTTCTGCCGATGCGGTTGCCGTGCTGGACGATTTTTTGGTGAAGCTCTCCAAGACGGGTACTAAGGTGTTCGTGCTGAGCGGTAACCACGATTCCGCAGAACGTCTTGCCTTTGGCGGTAGGCTCATGAACGATCGCGGCGTGTACATGTCGCAGGTGTATTCTGGCTCCTTTATGCCTGTCACGCTCAAGGACGATTTTGGCGAGGTCGACGTGTGGTTGCTTCCGTTTGTGCGTCCGGCCGCAGTGCGCGCATGCCTCAAGAGCGATGAAGAACGTGGCGAGGTCGTGGACTATACCTCTGCCATGCGAATGGCGATTGCGCAGATGAATTTTACGCCGGGGCGTCGCAACGTACTTTTGGCACACCAGTTCGTAACGGGTGCCGAACGGAGTGATTCCGAAGAAAATGTGGGTGGCCTCGACAATGTGGATGCATCTGTTTTCGATGGCTTTGACTACGTGGCGCTCGGGCATATCCATAAGCCGCAGAATGTAGCGAAAGATGAATCCGGAGTGGCACGTGTGCGTTACAGCGGGACGCCTCTCAAGTATTCATTGTCCGAGAAGGATCACAAGAAATCCTTGACGGTTATCGAACTGGGCGCGAAGGCGGATGCGGGCCTTTCTGAAATTGCAGTTCACGAAATTCCGCTTACGCCGAAGCATGATGTGCGTGAAATCCGCGGGACCTTTGCTGAACTCGTGTCGCCGGATTTTCAGCGCGGGCAACTGACTGAAGGGCTCAAGCCGGACGATTACATTTACGTCAAGTTGACGGATGAGAATGACGTGCCCGATGCCGCCTTGAAGTTACGCGGCATATACCCGAACTTGATGATGCTCGATTATGACAACGAGCGCACCCGCAATCAAAAGATTGTAGTTGGGGAAGGCAAGGCGGAACAGAAAACGCCGATGCAATTGTTCTCTGAATTCTTTACGGACATGACCAAGCGCGAACTGAATGAAGAGGAATGCGAATTCGTGCGCGATATGATTGATTGTATCTGGGAGGCTAAATGAGACCGACAAAATTGATTATATCGGCATTTGGCCCTTATGCAGACCGTACGCTTATTGATATGGACAAGCTTGGCATGAGCGGGCTTTACCTGATTTCGGGCGATACCGGTGCCGGCAAGACGACGATTTTCGATGCGATTACGTATGCCTTGTATGGCCGTGCAAGTGGCGACAGCCGCGACGATGCAAAGCTGTTCCGTTGTTTGAATGCAAAGCCTGAAACAAAGACCGAAGTCGACTTGACATTCATGTATGCGGGGAAGGTTTACCGCATTGTGCGCAATCCCGAATACATGCGCCCTAAAGCCCGCGGCGAGGGCTTTACGAA is drawn from uncultured Fibrobacter sp. and contains these coding sequences:
- a CDS encoding exonuclease SbcCD subunit D, whose product is MKLIHTADLHIGKSVCEHSMLDEQRHILAEILKAVETEKPEALLVAGDVYDKSVPSADAVAVLDDFLVKLSKTGTKVFVLSGNHDSAERLAFGGRLMNDRGVYMSQVYSGSFMPVTLKDDFGEVDVWLLPFVRPAAVRACLKSDEERGEVVDYTSAMRMAIAQMNFTPGRRNVLLAHQFVTGAERSDSEENVGGLDNVDASVFDGFDYVALGHIHKPQNVAKDESGVARVRYSGTPLKYSLSEKDHKKSLTVIELGAKADAGLSEIAVHEIPLTPKHDVREIRGTFAELVSPDFQRGQLTEGLKPDDYIYVKLTDENDVPDAALKLRGIYPNLMMLDYDNERTRNQKIVVGEGKAEQKTPMQLFSEFFTDMTKRELNEEECEFVRDMIDCIWEAK